The following is a genomic window from Sporosarcina jeotgali.
TGACGGAGTGCACCTGTACCCTTCCCGTGAATAATCGATACTTGGTGATAATTAGACAGCAATGCGTCATCCAAATACTTTTCTGTTCTGCGAATGGCATCTTCATACCGCTCACCGCGCAGATCGAGTTCAAGTTTAACGTGCTGATCACGGCCTCGGATGGCGGTGGACGCAACGATTTTCTTTTCTTTTTCAGGCTTCACAAATTCCAAACCGGATTGTTCCAGTTTCATTTTCAAAATACCGATTTGAACAACCCATTCCGTATCGGATACTTTGTCAATGAGTGTACCTTTTTGTCCGTAGCTTAAGACTTTCACTTCATCGCCCGCTTGCAGCGGACGCGGCGCGGCTTTTGCTTTCAGCGCTTGCTTCTTCGCTTCTTTTGGAGAAGCATTTTCCAGACGTTTCCGTGCTTCGATCAGTTCGTGTTCTTTCACGGATGCACCAGCAGTCATGCGGAGCGCACGTAAGTCTGAAATGATTGCTTCAGATTCTAGTCTTGCCTCTTCAACTATCTTCTTCGCTTTTTCTTTCGCTTTATCCGTCAACCGAGTTTGCATCTCTTCGTTTTCAGCCAGTTTTTCAGCCAGCTCTTTTTTCAGTACTTCTGTTTCTAAAAGCAACTCATGAGTGCGTTCTGCATCTTTTTCGGATTGAACACGGCTCGACTCTAACGATGCAATCATAGAATCCACTTCGCCGCGATCAGTTCCCGTGAACGTTTTAGCACGTTCAATCAAATGATCTCCCAGACCCAATCGTTTTGAAATTTCAAATGCATTACTGCGTCCAGGCACGCCGATTAACAAGCGATACGTCGGACTTAATGTATCGACATTGAATTCCACGCTCGCGTTCGCAACTCCGCTTCTGTTGTAGCTGTATGCTTTTAGTTCAGGATAGTGCGTCGTAGCCATGACACGCGCCCCCGTTCCATGAACTTCATCTAAAATGGAGATTGCAAGTGCCGCTCCTTCTTGAGGATCGGTTCCTGAACCCAGTTCGTCGAAAATGATAAGCGAATCATGATCGAATTTCTTTAAGATGTCCACGATATTAACCATGTGGGAAGAAAATGTACTCAAACTTTGTTCAATGGACTGTTCATCCCCGATATCAGCAAAAACAGATCCAAACACAGCAATTTCCGAACCGTCCAATACAGGAATAGGCAAGCCCGCTTGCGCCATCAATGTGCACAGTCCCACTGTTTTCAGCGTAACCGTTTTACCGCCTGTGTTCGGTCCTGTAATGACAATCGTCGTAATCTCTTTTCCAAATTCAATCGTATTCGCGACAGCCTCGTCAATCGGCAATAGTGGATGACGGGCCTTCGCCAGTCGCAAATAGCCATCTTGGTTGACTGTCGGCTTGGTACATTTATTGGCCATTCCGTATTTTGCTTTCGCTAAAATGACATCCACTTTCACAAGCTGATCGACTAAGACGAACAATTCA
Proteins encoded in this region:
- a CDS encoding endonuclease MutS2, producing MDSRVLKTLEFDKVLAQAAQQCTFPAGRTEMEKLKPNTDFETVERLLEETDEGLAILRVRGNVPMGGITDIRPHARRAQIGGVLSAQELMETASTIRASRIFRQFIEAVVQDEEVEIPNFIEIKEAMPIVTGLEHEINSAVDENGRVLDSASSALRSVRQSLRIQEGRVREKLESIIRGKNAAKMLSDSIVTIRNERFVIPVKSEYRSHYGGVIHDSSSSGQTVYIEPDAVVQANNEIRTLKSKEKEEIEKILRELSAIVQEHAHELFVLVDQLVKVDVILAKAKYGMANKCTKPTVNQDGYLRLAKARHPLLPIDEAVANTIEFGKEITTIVITGPNTGGKTVTLKTVGLCTLMAQAGLPIPVLDGSEIAVFGSVFADIGDEQSIEQSLSTFSSHMVNIVDILKKFDHDSLIIFDELGSGTDPQEGAALAISILDEVHGTGARVMATTHYPELKAYSYNRSGVANASVEFNVDTLSPTYRLLIGVPGRSNAFEISKRLGLGDHLIERAKTFTGTDRGEVDSMIASLESSRVQSEKDAERTHELLLETEVLKKELAEKLAENEEMQTRLTDKAKEKAKKIVEEARLESEAIISDLRALRMTAGASVKEHELIEARKRLENASPKEAKKQALKAKAAPRPLQAGDEVKVLSYGQKGTLIDKVSDTEWVVQIGILKMKLEQSGLEFVKPEKEKKIVASTAIRGRDQHVKLELDLRGERYEDAIRRTEKYLDDALLSNYHQVSIIHGKGTGALRQGIQTYLKKHSRVKNFRFGDAGEGGLGVTVVELK